In Nocardia sp. NBC_00403, the DNA window CACCGACCTGCGCGGCCCCACTGCCTGCGAGGTGTACACCGACGCCGAGGTGGCGGCGCTGACCGATCGGCTGGGCCCCGACCCGCTGCGGCGCGGCGCCGACCCGGATCGGGCCTGGCAGCGAATCCATCGCTCGCGCAGGCCGATCGGCGCATTGCTGATGGATCAGCAGGTGCTCGCCGGTGTCGGCAACGTCTACCGGGCGGAACTGCTATTCCGGCACGGCATTTCGCCACAGCGGCCAGGGACTGCGCTGAGCGCCGACGAGTGGGCCGCGATGTGGACCGATCTGGTCGCGCTGATGCGGGTCGGTGTGCGGGTCGGCAATATGGTCGTCGTCCGGCCCGAACACGACCACGGTGAACCGTCCTACGCGGTCGACCGGCCACGGACCTACGTCTACCGCCGTCCCGGCTCGGCATGCCGTGTCTGCGGCGCTCCGATCCGGCATGCCGAGCTGGAGACGCGAAACCTGTTCTGGTGCCCCAGCTGCCAAGCAGGCTGACCCACAGCCGCGGTGCGGATGTAGAAACGCTGCGCGGGTCATCCTCAGCCTGCGACGGCCGTCTTGATCTCCGGTTCGTCGGATTCGGCGAGTGCGAACCGCTTGCCGCCCGCGGTCTTCGCCGAGTACATCGCGCGATCTGCCCGGCGCAGCAGGTCGGTGAAATCGCAGGGGCTGCCCGGTGCGCAGTAGGCGGTGCCGACGCTGGCCGAGACCGGCACCGGCCCGGCCGTCGACCACACCGGGTCGCGCAGCGCACCGACGATCTGGTGCGCGAGATCGCCGAGGGTGTTGTGATGTGGATTGGTAGCGAGCACGAATTCGTCGCCGCCGTAGCGGCAGATCACGGTGTCCGGCGGACAGATCTCACGCAGCCTGCGCGCGAGCTCGACGAG includes these proteins:
- a CDS encoding Fpg/Nei family DNA glycosylase, which codes for MPEGHTLHRLAKLHQRRLAGGVVRVSSPQGKFAAGAARVDGQLLVRAEAWGKHLLHHYESGLVVHVHLGLYGKFTEAPVPMGEPVGQVRMRMFGSGSGELPGFGTDLRGPTACEVYTDAEVAALTDRLGPDPLRRGADPDRAWQRIHRSRRPIGALLMDQQVLAGVGNVYRAELLFRHGISPQRPGTALSADEWAAMWTDLVALMRVGVRVGNMVVVRPEHDHGEPSYAVDRPRTYVYRRPGSACRVCGAPIRHAELETRNLFWCPSCQAG